A single region of the Thermococcus paralvinellae genome encodes:
- a CDS encoding adenosine-specific kinase encodes MVKIEVVDIEKPEGVECIIGQGNFSIFTIDDLARALLTTVPGIKFGIAMNEAKPQLTRYTGNDKELEELAAKNAVKIGAGHVFVILMRNAFPINVLNTVKNHPAVAMVYGASENPMQVIVAETELGRSVLGIVDGKAANKIETEEQKKERRELVEKIGYTID; translated from the coding sequence ATGGTTAAGATTGAGGTTGTTGATATTGAAAAACCAGAAGGAGTTGAGTGCATTATTGGACAAGGCAATTTCTCAATCTTCACAATTGATGACTTAGCGAGAGCACTACTAACAACTGTTCCAGGGATCAAATTTGGGATAGCTATGAATGAGGCAAAACCACAGCTGACAAGATACACCGGGAATGACAAAGAACTAGAGGAGCTTGCTGCAAAGAATGCCGTAAAAATTGGTGCTGGGCATGTGTTTGTAATTCTTATGAGAAATGCATTTCCAATAAACGTCCTTAACACAGTTAAAAACCATCCAGCAGTTGCTATGGTCTACGGGGCAAGTGAGAATCCAATGCAGGTTATAGTTGCAGAAACAGAACTAGGAAGATCAGTTCTTGGAATAGTTGATGGCAAAGCTGCAAACAAAATTGAGACAGAAGAACAGAAAAAAGAGAGAAGAGAACTCGTTGAAAAGATTGGCTACACTATTGACTGA
- a CDS encoding XTP/dITP diphosphatase codes for MEIVFITSNKGKVEEAQKYFTPLGIKIIQQKIEYPEVQAKELEEVVEFAIKWLKDKIDKPFFIDDSGLFIEALNGFPGVYSAYVFKTLGNEGILKLMDGVENRKAYFKSVIGYYDGEIHIFKGIVNGRIGYKKRGSLGFGFDPIFIPEGFNKTFAEMTTEEKNKISHRGKALMAFSKWLKENLI; via the coding sequence GTGGAGATAGTATTCATAACTTCAAACAAAGGTAAAGTCGAAGAAGCTCAAAAATATTTCACCCCTTTAGGAATCAAAATTATCCAACAAAAAATTGAATACCCTGAAGTTCAGGCAAAAGAGCTGGAGGAAGTTGTTGAATTTGCCATTAAATGGCTCAAAGACAAGATTGATAAACCATTTTTCATAGATGATTCAGGACTGTTTATCGAGGCATTAAACGGATTTCCAGGAGTTTATTCTGCATATGTATTCAAAACTCTTGGAAATGAAGGTATTCTAAAGCTTATGGATGGAGTTGAAAATAGAAAGGCATATTTCAAGAGTGTTATCGGATATTATGATGGAGAGATACACATTTTCAAAGGAATAGTAAATGGAAGAATTGGATACAAAAAAAGAGGAAGCTTAGGTTTTGGATTCGATCCGATATTCATTCCCGAGGGATTTAACAAAACTTTTGCCGAAATGACAACTGAAGAAAAGAATAAGATATCACATAGAGGCAAGGCTTTAATGGCATTCTCAAAATGGCTAAAAGAAAACCTTATATAA
- a CDS encoding Lrp/AsnC family transcriptional regulator translates to MGEILDRIDLRLLEELKENARENIATLSKKLGIPRTTVHYRIKKLVEEGIIEKFTIKPNYKKLNLGTTAFILARYDPDSGLTQREVAEKVARINGVYEVHIIAGEWDLLIKVRASSAEDIGKIVIDKLREIKGIDQTVTMVSFVTVKEDV, encoded by the coding sequence ATGGGGGAGATCCTAGATAGAATTGATTTAAGGCTCCTTGAAGAGCTAAAGGAAAACGCGAGAGAGAACATAGCAACACTCAGCAAAAAGTTAGGCATACCCAGGACAACCGTTCACTACCGCATAAAAAAGCTTGTTGAAGAAGGAATTATAGAGAAATTCACAATAAAGCCAAATTACAAAAAGCTTAACTTAGGAACAACAGCTTTCATTTTGGCACGTTATGATCCAGATTCGGGATTAACTCAAAGAGAGGTTGCAGAAAAAGTAGCTAGAATTAATGGTGTCTACGAAGTACACATTATAGCTGGAGAATGGGATCTGCTTATAAAAGTTAGAGCCTCTTCAGCTGAAGACATTGGGAAGATAGTTATTGATAAGTTACGGGAGATAAAGGGCATTGATCAAACCGTAACAATGGTATCATTTGTTACTGTGAAAGAAGATGTTTGA
- the fbp gene encoding fructose-1,6-bisphosphate aldolase/phosphatase: MAIGEKITISVIKADIGGWPGHHKVHPALIERAKEVLSKAKEEGTIIDFHVTYCGDDLQLIMTHKKGVDSPDIHGLAWNAFKEATEVAKELGLYGAGQDLLKDAFSGNIRGMGPGAAEMEITLRKSEPIVTFHMDKTEPGAFNLPIFRMFADPFNTAGLVIDPNMHMGFRFEIWDILEHKRVIMSSPEELYDILALIGAKSRYVIKSVYPKEGHKIPKDEPVAVISTEKLFEIAGEYVGKDDPVAIVRAQSGLPALGEVLEPFAFPHLVSGWMRGSHNGPIMPVPLKYATPSRFDGPPRVVALGWQISPEGKLIGPVDLFDDPAFDWARQKALEITDYMRRHGPFEPHRLPLEDMEYTTLPGILERLKDRFKPL, translated from the coding sequence ATGGCAATTGGAGAGAAAATAACAATTAGCGTTATAAAAGCAGATATCGGAGGCTGGCCAGGACATCACAAAGTTCATCCAGCCTTGATAGAAAGAGCAAAGGAAGTTCTTTCAAAAGCAAAAGAAGAGGGAACAATCATCGACTTCCATGTCACATACTGTGGCGATGATTTGCAACTGATAATGACGCACAAGAAAGGAGTTGACAGTCCAGATATCCACGGCTTGGCTTGGAACGCATTTAAAGAGGCAACTGAAGTAGCTAAAGAGCTTGGCCTTTATGGAGCTGGGCAAGACTTGCTTAAAGACGCATTCAGCGGAAACATTAGAGGAATGGGTCCGGGAGCTGCTGAAATGGAAATCACTCTAAGAAAAAGCGAGCCAATAGTGACGTTCCATATGGACAAAACTGAGCCAGGAGCATTCAATCTGCCAATCTTCAGAATGTTTGCTGACCCATTCAACACAGCTGGACTTGTAATTGATCCAAACATGCACATGGGATTCCGCTTCGAGATTTGGGACATACTGGAGCACAAGAGAGTTATAATGAGCTCTCCAGAGGAGCTCTACGACATCTTAGCATTAATCGGAGCAAAATCAAGATATGTCATAAAAAGTGTCTATCCAAAAGAGGGTCACAAGATACCAAAGGATGAACCTGTTGCTGTCATTTCTACAGAAAAGCTCTTTGAAATTGCCGGCGAGTACGTAGGAAAAGATGATCCAGTTGCAATAGTAAGAGCCCAAAGCGGTTTGCCAGCTCTTGGAGAGGTCTTAGAGCCATTTGCATTCCCACACTTGGTAAGCGGTTGGATGAGGGGTTCACACAACGGACCAATAATGCCCGTACCACTCAAATATGCAACACCCTCAAGATTCGACGGACCTCCAAGAGTTGTTGCATTAGGATGGCAGATAAGCCCAGAAGGGAAGCTCATAGGGCCAGTTGACCTCTTTGATGATCCAGCATTTGATTGGGCAAGACAGAAGGCGTTGGAGATTACAGACTACATGAGAAGACACGGCCCATTTGAGCCACACCGCCTACCACTTGAAGACATGGAGTACACTACATTGCCAGGAATTCTTGAAAGACTCAAAGATAGATTTAAGCCTCTCTAA